The Metabacillus litoralis genome contains a region encoding:
- a CDS encoding histidine kinase N-terminal domain-containing protein, with translation MSGSTLSVVEKLIKFLEETEEDFLSLWKESIILREDDIFKDRVSGNGHQMYLLVKKSLKSSIEDEEIKELAYRVAKERVLSKSNIGEFVYNVNVGRSTVIKYIIKSGISINDLQPIINQINDHFDRYCYHAVTRYTELKDIEIKEKMVFVNQSHKDRLSLLGQMSSSFVHEFRNPLTSVMGFVKLLKNENPALKYMDTIEHELDQLKFRITQFLHASKLEVADKQKEEIVVKKLFDEITAFLYPSIVDGDVKLSMTIDPTCTIVAVKDEIKQVLVNIILNSIDALKHNNSIDRKLCIKSETRQGSILFNITNNGPEIPEETKEAIFEPFYTTKSLGTGIGLYVCKSLIEKHNGTIYCESYKNKTSFIITLPINEKKPTVD, from the coding sequence ATGTCTGGATCGACTCTTTCTGTTGTAGAGAAATTAATTAAGTTTCTTGAGGAAACAGAAGAGGACTTTTTATCATTATGGAAAGAAAGCATCATTTTACGCGAAGATGATATTTTTAAAGATAGAGTGAGTGGGAACGGACATCAAATGTACTTATTGGTGAAGAAATCATTGAAAAGCTCTATCGAAGATGAAGAGATAAAAGAGCTAGCCTATAGAGTGGCGAAGGAACGGGTCCTTAGTAAGAGTAATATTGGTGAGTTTGTTTACAATGTAAATGTTGGGAGAAGCACGGTAATAAAGTATATTATTAAATCTGGAATTTCAATTAACGATTTACAACCAATTATTAACCAAATAAATGATCACTTTGATCGTTATTGTTATCATGCTGTTACTAGATATACTGAACTAAAAGATATTGAGATAAAAGAGAAAATGGTGTTTGTTAATCAATCTCATAAAGACAGGTTATCCCTGCTTGGGCAAATGTCCTCTAGTTTTGTACATGAATTCCGTAATCCCCTTACATCAGTTATGGGCTTTGTAAAGTTGTTGAAAAATGAAAATCCCGCTTTAAAGTATATGGACACTATAGAGCATGAGCTTGATCAATTAAAATTTAGAATCACTCAATTCTTACATGCTTCTAAGTTGGAAGTAGCTGATAAGCAGAAAGAAGAAATAGTGGTTAAGAAGCTTTTCGATGAAATCACAGCGTTTCTTTATCCTAGCATCGTCGATGGTGATGTTAAGTTATCAATGACAATAGATCCTACTTGTACAATCGTTGCAGTAAAAGATGAAATCAAACAAGTATTAGTGAATATTATCTTAAATTCTATAGATGCTTTAAAACATAATAACTCAATAGATCGTAAACTATGTATTAAAAGTGAAACAAGGCAGGGTTCTATCTTGTTTAACATTACAAATAATGGACCAGAAATTCCGGAAGAAACAAAAGAAGCAATCTTTGAGCCCTTTTATACGACTAAGAGTCTAGGCACAGGAATTGGATTATATGTGTGTAAATCTCTGATTGAAAAGCACAATGGAACGATATATTGTGAGTCATATAAGAATAAAACATCTTTTATCATAACACTTCCAATAAATGAAAAGAAACCGACCGTAGATTAA
- a CDS encoding energy-coupling factor transporter transmembrane component T: protein MNRGIHSFHPFVSFFYYVGAAALVMLYKHPVFLFVAALLFIFFHLQLDKGKTLRSWLVMMFFLSIFFLIINPLINRRGTHILFYLYHNPVMLEAIIQGVILALSIFTLLVLFASYNLVITAEKFLFLFSRILPQWALLTMLSMRFVPLLKRRLREIESVQKGKGLSVSEGKIRTRAKNGILLIQILLTWSLEEAIQTADSMAARGYGLKKRSKYTPFKMKIQDWLVLFTLLLIGSVAVAGWWLGDGVLSIYPILESPVIQGREWFYLGVFTLYLAIPLFIEGRDTVRWHFWKQKI, encoded by the coding sequence ATGAATAGAGGAATTCATAGCTTTCATCCTTTTGTTAGTTTTTTTTATTATGTGGGCGCAGCAGCACTGGTCATGCTTTATAAGCATCCGGTGTTTTTATTTGTTGCAGCTCTTTTGTTCATTTTTTTTCATTTACAGCTTGATAAGGGGAAAACATTAAGAAGCTGGCTTGTTATGATGTTTTTTCTATCTATTTTCTTTCTAATTATTAATCCTTTAATCAATCGAAGAGGAACTCATATTTTATTTTATTTATATCATAATCCTGTCATGTTAGAGGCAATTATACAGGGAGTGATTTTAGCATTATCAATCTTTACGCTATTGGTTTTATTTGCTTCGTATAACCTTGTGATCACAGCTGAGAAGTTTTTATTTCTTTTCTCTAGGATACTTCCTCAATGGGCTTTACTAACGATGCTTTCTATGAGATTTGTGCCATTGTTAAAACGTAGATTAAGAGAAATAGAATCGGTACAAAAAGGGAAGGGTTTGTCTGTTTCAGAGGGGAAAATTCGAACTCGTGCAAAGAACGGTATTTTACTTATACAAATTTTATTAACATGGTCTTTAGAGGAAGCCATTCAAACCGCAGATTCTATGGCCGCACGTGGGTACGGTCTAAAAAAAAGAAGCAAATATACGCCTTTTAAAATGAAAATACAAGATTGGCTTGTACTGTTTACGTTACTATTGATAGGAAGTGTAGCAGTAGCAGGCTGGTGGCTGGGAGATGGGGTGTTAAGCATTTATCCTATTTTAGAATCACCAGTTATCCAAGGAAGAGAATGGTTTTATCTTGGCGTTTTCACTCTATATCTTGCCATCCCACTATTTATTGAGGGGAGGGATACAGTTCGATGGCATTTTTGGAAGCAAAAAATATAA
- a CDS encoding 6-phosphofructokinase, translating to MKIGVVHFGCASAGATEIVRTLVEEASSQGDKVYGIEWNASAKKIQQTELDRNSLHTFGFNRYRLNRFSINIWNEQLDKIASELSELDQVILLGDTKANLDHFTSKLLVVPISYYNNINGSQATLGYDTALNSIVESIESVRDTASSLSYGKVRVFNVQIPGFESSRLLNDTALAVDAEVVDQVNDDVINRLKQHIRNKEANKEGYTFFVMDNSVDPEELGKHFEEFDLDWKAVVIDESQCGGPYPTAVDRLLANQLKRSVVEWVRSNHKSGQLLIQDNKVIISELKQSEGIK from the coding sequence ATGAAGATAGGTGTAGTTCATTTTGGTTGTGCTTCAGCAGGTGCAACAGAGATCGTTCGTACCCTAGTAGAAGAAGCATCTAGTCAAGGGGATAAGGTTTACGGCATTGAATGGAATGCTTCAGCAAAAAAAATACAACAAACTGAACTTGACAGAAATTCACTTCATACATTTGGCTTTAATCGGTATAGATTGAATCGATTTTCTATTAATATATGGAACGAACAGCTAGATAAGATTGCGAGTGAATTATCTGAGCTTGATCAGGTTATTTTATTAGGGGACACAAAAGCTAATCTGGACCATTTTACATCTAAATTATTAGTAGTACCAATTAGCTATTACAATAATATAAATGGTTCACAAGCAACATTAGGTTATGATACTGCTTTAAATTCAATTGTTGAAAGCATTGAAAGTGTTAGGGATACAGCTAGTTCATTATCGTATGGTAAGGTTCGCGTTTTTAATGTGCAAATACCTGGATTTGAGTCTTCACGGTTATTAAACGACACAGCATTAGCAGTAGATGCAGAGGTTGTGGATCAAGTGAACGACGATGTGATTAATCGATTAAAACAGCATATTAGGAACAAGGAAGCGAATAAAGAAGGATACACCTTTTTTGTAATGGATAACTCTGTAGACCCAGAGGAATTAGGAAAGCATTTTGAAGAGTTTGATCTTGATTGGAAGGCTGTTGTGATCGATGAGTCACAATGTGGTGGGCCTTATCCTACTGCCGTTGATCGACTTCTTGCTAATCAATTAAAGAGATCAGTTGTAGAATGGGTTAGGTCAAATCACAAATCAGGTCAATTACTTATCCAAGATAATAAAGTCATTATAAGTGAATTGAAACAATCGGAGGGAATAAAATGA
- a CDS encoding ECF transporter S component translates to MGRPKIILLISVLIITFILLCGTLIAEQQFLLVSVLFMLGTFLPFMIRFERRKVMGRELVILAILAAIAAVSRVPFASIPSVQPTTFVIIVTGFVFGAESGFVVGALAALVSNLFLGQGPWTPWQMYAWGMIGLCAGFLRGTWIQVSPIGRAIFGFITGILFGWVMNLWYFVSLGDEIKLVEILAYYGASLYFDLAHAISNVFFLLLFATGWMKILQRFRRKYGLLEGK, encoded by the coding sequence TTGGGACGTCCAAAAATAATACTACTAATTTCTGTCTTAATCATCACCTTCATCCTACTCTGCGGAACACTCATTGCGGAGCAGCAATTTCTTCTTGTTAGTGTACTATTTATGCTAGGTACATTCCTTCCTTTTATGATTCGTTTTGAACGAAGAAAGGTTATGGGAAGGGAGCTTGTTATTTTAGCCATTCTTGCAGCGATTGCTGCGGTTAGCCGTGTCCCGTTTGCTTCAATTCCAAGTGTGCAGCCGACAACGTTTGTGATCATTGTTACAGGGTTCGTTTTCGGAGCAGAAAGTGGGTTTGTCGTTGGTGCACTTGCTGCTTTGGTTTCGAACCTATTTTTGGGTCAAGGACCATGGACTCCTTGGCAAATGTATGCCTGGGGAATGATAGGGTTATGTGCTGGATTTTTACGCGGGACATGGATACAAGTGTCACCAATTGGAAGAGCAATCTTTGGATTTATAACAGGGATATTATTCGGATGGGTGATGAACCTATGGTATTTTGTTAGTCTCGGTGATGAAATAAAACTAGTGGAGATTTTGGCGTATTATGGAGCAAGTTTATATTTTGATTTAGCTCATGCTATCTCAAATGTATTTTTCTTGCTACTCTTTGCAACAGGCTGGATGAAAATTCTCCAGAGGTTCAGGAGAAAGTATGGATTATTAGAGGGTAAGTAA
- a CDS encoding DUF4430 domain-containing protein has product MKTFLLIVFSTILFFTAACEKDEVSPVLNEEASEETQSNDKSDQEAEQLADSTKEVESEDKQEVQTEEKTTEETTAVVKEDKKEETKEPSSTSSQSKSSNTTTSTTNTSEKKETEKVQSTTQKTETTTKKATNESTRQDTTTATKEQSTTPPPKKEEPKPTVTISIVGDSEKGTILPATKVVMSEGNTVLDVTLTILKQKGIPVSVTGSGSSAYVEGIDNLFEFDRGQFSGWTVKRNGSTLNRSAGVIAVTNGDTVQWIYTTNYNED; this is encoded by the coding sequence ATGAAAACCTTTCTGCTGATCGTGTTCTCAACAATTTTATTCTTTACTGCAGCATGTGAAAAAGACGAAGTATCACCGGTATTAAATGAAGAAGCAAGTGAGGAAACGCAGTCAAACGATAAGAGTGATCAAGAAGCTGAACAACTAGCTGATTCCACAAAAGAAGTCGAATCGGAAGATAAACAAGAAGTGCAAACGGAAGAGAAAACTACAGAAGAAACAACGGCTGTTGTTAAAGAAGATAAAAAAGAAGAAACAAAAGAACCATCTTCTACATCATCACAAAGCAAGTCTTCTAATACAACGACTAGTACAACAAACACTTCTGAAAAGAAAGAAACAGAAAAAGTACAAAGCACTACTCAAAAGACTGAAACAACAACAAAAAAAGCTACAAATGAATCAACGAGACAAGATACAACGACTGCTACAAAAGAACAATCAACCACTCCACCACCGAAAAAGGAAGAACCAAAGCCTACGGTTACCATTTCAATTGTAGGTGATAGTGAAAAAGGAACCATTCTTCCTGCTACAAAGGTTGTGATGAGTGAAGGAAACACAGTTTTGGATGTGACATTAACGATCTTAAAACAAAAAGGTATACCTGTTAGTGTAACAGGAAGCGGTTCATCTGCGTATGTGGAGGGTATTGATAATTTATTTGAATTTGACAGAGGTCAATTTAGTGGCTGGACTGTAAAAAGAAATGGTTCGACGTTAAACCGAAGCGCAGGTGTTATTGCAGTCACTAATGGTGATACTGTTCAGTGGATTTATACAACAAATTATAATGAGGATTAA
- a CDS encoding ABC transporter ATP-binding protein: MAFLEAKNISFTYPDEKKPVLKDVSFSVEQGEFIVLCGPSGSGKSTLLRLIKREIAPHGEKKGDFFIENNSLSTIEAEEAAKRIGMVFQDPENQIVMDKVLEELIFGLENMGVSTEEMRKRVAEIVHFFGIEGLLDKKTYELSGGQKQLVNLAAVLLTEPKVLLLDEPTSQLDPVAAREFIGMLQTMNEEFGITVIIAEHRLEELFAIADRAMVLDKGEMLYFDHPRSVIQRLGLDKNHAMYNYLPSPARLFLDQSSEKHSGLIPLSVKEGKKWLNNLQVKVTNETTENIPYQNVLLQVKHLDFQYSKDTNKILNDLSLSVYEGEWLTIVGANGTGKSTLLKVMAGLARTQRGSIYYKGKKVKKQLPNEIGFLPQNPKLFFLQDTIEDELKEIILYHHVNAGEKRMQELLDLFNLEHLLMRHPYDVSGGEMQKAALAGVLLPQPSLLLVDEPTKGLDPDSKQQFGELLKELQKQGLTIVMVTHDIEFAASYSTRCAMMFQGSITTEAPSKRFFQGNAFYTTVVNRMTRGSHIPDALTVEEARLSWDVQK, translated from the coding sequence ATGGCATTTTTGGAAGCAAAAAATATAAGCTTTACTTACCCTGATGAAAAAAAACCTGTATTAAAGGACGTTTCATTTTCAGTTGAACAGGGGGAATTTATCGTTCTTTGTGGTCCATCTGGAAGTGGAAAATCTACTTTACTCCGGCTTATTAAGAGAGAAATTGCTCCACACGGAGAAAAAAAAGGTGATTTCTTCATAGAGAATAACTCCCTTTCAACTATTGAAGCAGAAGAAGCTGCAAAAAGGATCGGCATGGTCTTTCAAGATCCAGAAAATCAAATCGTGATGGACAAGGTTTTAGAAGAACTTATTTTTGGGCTAGAAAATATGGGAGTATCGACAGAAGAGATGAGAAAGCGAGTAGCAGAGATTGTCCATTTCTTCGGTATAGAAGGTTTACTTGATAAAAAAACATATGAGCTTTCTGGAGGACAAAAGCAGCTTGTTAACTTAGCGGCTGTTCTGTTAACGGAGCCTAAGGTATTATTACTTGATGAGCCAACGTCTCAATTAGATCCTGTTGCAGCAAGAGAGTTTATCGGAATGCTTCAAACGATGAATGAAGAATTTGGCATCACAGTTATTATTGCAGAGCATCGGTTAGAAGAGCTATTTGCGATTGCCGACCGAGCAATGGTGTTGGATAAAGGTGAAATGCTTTACTTTGATCATCCGCGTAGTGTTATTCAAAGGCTTGGACTAGATAAGAATCATGCGATGTACAATTACTTACCAAGCCCTGCAAGATTATTTTTAGATCAAAGCTCTGAAAAACATTCTGGTTTGATCCCCTTGTCTGTTAAGGAAGGGAAGAAGTGGTTAAATAATTTGCAAGTTAAAGTTACAAATGAAACCACAGAGAATATACCCTACCAAAATGTACTTTTACAGGTAAAGCACCTTGACTTCCAATATTCGAAGGACACGAACAAAATATTAAATGACTTATCCCTAAGCGTATATGAAGGGGAATGGCTAACAATAGTCGGAGCTAATGGTACTGGAAAATCTACGCTCTTAAAGGTGATGGCAGGCTTAGCTAGAACACAGAGAGGTTCAATTTATTACAAAGGTAAAAAAGTGAAAAAACAACTTCCTAATGAAATAGGCTTTCTCCCACAAAACCCTAAGTTATTTTTTCTACAAGATACGATTGAAGATGAGCTAAAAGAGATTATTTTATATCATCATGTAAATGCTGGAGAAAAAAGGATGCAAGAGTTGCTCGATCTTTTTAACCTAGAGCATCTTTTAATGCGGCATCCATATGACGTTAGTGGAGGGGAAATGCAAAAGGCGGCCCTAGCTGGGGTGCTGTTGCCACAGCCCTCCTTACTTCTTGTGGATGAACCAACGAAAGGGCTTGATCCAGATTCTAAACAGCAATTCGGAGAGCTGCTAAAAGAACTACAAAAACAAGGTTTAACGATCGTAATGGTTACACATGATATTGAATTTGCGGCAAGTTATTCAACAAGATGTGCCATGATGTTTCAAGGGTCTATTACAACAGAAGCCCCTTCTAAGCGTTTTTTTCAAGGAAATGCATTTTATACAACGGTCGTAAATCGAATGACAAGAGGCAGTCATATTCCTGATGCCTTAACGGTTGAGGAGGCTCGATTGTCTTGGGACGTCCAAAAATAA